One window of Puntigrus tetrazona isolate hp1 chromosome 14, ASM1883169v1, whole genome shotgun sequence genomic DNA carries:
- the trpt1 gene encoding tRNA 2'-phosphotransferase 1 isoform X2: MDCQPRRGGRGNRNEESRDVRLSKSLSYALRHGASKMGLQMNSDGFVLVEELLSHQQFRSFSLEDVKRVVATSDKQRFKLCGHPADGRLQIRANQGHSVQVTDLELRAVALDDPDYPREAVHGSYMKHWPSIRSQGISRMNRTHIHLARGLPGERGVISGMRQSCDLAVYIDVAKAMSDGIQFFWSENGVLLTPGDAAGMLAPCYFSRAQRLKPSPCEIELQ; the protein is encoded by the exons ATGGACTGTCAGCCTCGAAGGGGAGGAAGAGGAAACCGGAATGAAGAG AGCAGAGATGTGCGTCTGTCTAAATCTCTGTCTTACGCATTACGCCACGGGGCCAGTAAGATGGGTCTGCAGATGAACTCGG ATGGTTTTGTGTTGGTGGAGGAACTTCTGTCTCATCAGCAGTTCCGCTCGTTTTCACTGGAGGACGTGAAGCGAGTGGTGGCCACCAGCGACAAACAGCGGTTCAAGCTTTGCGGCCACCCTGCGGACGGTCGTCTTCAGATACGAGCCAATCAGGGCCACTCGGTGCAG GTTACAGATCTGGAGCTGAGAGCAGTAGCACTTGACGATCCAGACTATCCAAGAGAAGCTGTTCATGGCTCATATATGAAACACTGGCCCTCAATACGCAGTCAGGGCATCAGTAGAATGAACAGAACTCACATACACCTGGCACGTGGTCTTCCTGGAGAGAGGGGAGTCATCAGTG gaaTGAGACAGAGTTGCGATCTGGCTGTGTATATTGATGTTGCAAAAGCTAtgtcag ATGGGATTCAGTTCTTCTGGTCAGAGAATGGCGTACTCTTGACCCCTGGAGATGCTGCTGGGATGTTAGCACCATGCTATTTCTCTCGAGCACAAAGACTGAAACCCTCAC cttGTGAAATTGAACTACAGTAG
- the trpt1 gene encoding tRNA 2'-phosphotransferase 1 isoform X1: MDCQPRRGGRGNRNEEVGEIMSRDVRLSKSLSYALRHGASKMGLQMNSDGFVLVEELLSHQQFRSFSLEDVKRVVATSDKQRFKLCGHPADGRLQIRANQGHSVQVTDLELRAVALDDPDYPREAVHGSYMKHWPSIRSQGISRMNRTHIHLARGLPGERGVISGMRQSCDLAVYIDVAKAMSDGIQFFWSENGVLLTPGDAAGMLAPCYFSRAQRLKPSPCEIELQ; encoded by the exons ATGGACTGTCAGCCTCGAAGGGGAGGAAGAGGAAACCGGAATGAAGAGGTTGGAGAAATCATG AGCAGAGATGTGCGTCTGTCTAAATCTCTGTCTTACGCATTACGCCACGGGGCCAGTAAGATGGGTCTGCAGATGAACTCGG ATGGTTTTGTGTTGGTGGAGGAACTTCTGTCTCATCAGCAGTTCCGCTCGTTTTCACTGGAGGACGTGAAGCGAGTGGTGGCCACCAGCGACAAACAGCGGTTCAAGCTTTGCGGCCACCCTGCGGACGGTCGTCTTCAGATACGAGCCAATCAGGGCCACTCGGTGCAG GTTACAGATCTGGAGCTGAGAGCAGTAGCACTTGACGATCCAGACTATCCAAGAGAAGCTGTTCATGGCTCATATATGAAACACTGGCCCTCAATACGCAGTCAGGGCATCAGTAGAATGAACAGAACTCACATACACCTGGCACGTGGTCTTCCTGGAGAGAGGGGAGTCATCAGTG gaaTGAGACAGAGTTGCGATCTGGCTGTGTATATTGATGTTGCAAAAGCTAtgtcag ATGGGATTCAGTTCTTCTGGTCAGAGAATGGCGTACTCTTGACCCCTGGAGATGCTGCTGGGATGTTAGCACCATGCTATTTCTCTCGAGCACAAAGACTGAAACCCTCAC cttGTGAAATTGAACTACAGTAG